The following proteins are co-located in the Paludibaculum fermentans genome:
- the modB gene encoding molybdate ABC transporter permease subunit has protein sequence MAIDWFPLWLSLRVAALSTIVALLAGLWLGWLQTTKNYRGKDILDAIVTLPLVLPPTVLGYYLLIVLGRQSPLGRLYEWVFGQSLVFTWQAAVVAALLHSAPLLIKFSTAALESVPRRYGKAARSLGATEWMVFWRVSLPLAWNQILAATALAFARSLGDFGITMMVAGNIPGRTQTISVAIYDAVEGGRGDVARVLVLVISAVALVSLTLANRLGRVSVGKAAH, from the coding sequence ATGGCGATCGACTGGTTTCCTCTGTGGCTCAGTTTGCGCGTTGCCGCGCTGTCCACGATTGTCGCCCTCCTGGCTGGATTGTGGCTGGGTTGGCTGCAAACCACGAAGAATTACCGTGGGAAGGACATCCTCGACGCCATCGTCACGCTGCCGCTGGTGCTGCCGCCCACGGTGCTGGGCTACTACCTGCTGATCGTGCTGGGGCGGCAGAGTCCGCTGGGCCGGTTGTACGAATGGGTCTTCGGGCAGTCGCTGGTGTTCACCTGGCAGGCGGCGGTGGTGGCGGCGCTGCTGCATTCGGCTCCGCTACTCATTAAATTCTCTACAGCCGCACTGGAGAGCGTGCCGCGGCGGTATGGGAAGGCCGCGCGGTCGTTGGGCGCTACCGAATGGATGGTCTTTTGGCGGGTGTCGCTGCCTCTGGCCTGGAATCAGATCCTGGCTGCGACCGCGCTGGCGTTTGCACGGTCGCTGGGCGACTTCGGCATCACGATGATGGTGGCGGGCAATATCCCGGGCCGGACCCAGACGATCTCGGTGGCCATTTATGATGCGGTGGAAGGCGGGCGCGGCGATGTGGCGCGGGTGCTGGTGCTGGTGATCTCCGCGGTGGCACTGGTGAGCCTGACGCTGGCAAACCGGCTGGGCCGGGTGTCGGTGGGGAAGGCGGCGCATTGA